In Manis pentadactyla isolate mManPen7 chromosome 3, mManPen7.hap1, whole genome shotgun sequence, a single window of DNA contains:
- the LOC130683183 gene encoding prorelaxin-like has product MLHLFLSHLLGIWLLLSQFPREVPGETDKLIRACGRELVRIRIELCGTMPWRKRDQGQKPLLEFEQLAEIMPSSITEDAETLNTMLEFIPHLPQKTNETLSEKQLSLPELQKPALRDTHLNFEEFQKNILRRQNEKENNNSELKNSGLEKHSREERQVLISLADKCCSIGCSVKELSKIC; this is encoded by the exons ATGCTGCACCTGTTCTTGTCCCACCTGCTAGGAATCTGGCTACTATTGAGCCAATTTCCCAGAGAGGTCCCAGGAGAGACAGACAAGCTTATTCGAGCATGCGGCAGAGAATTAGTCCGCATCCGGATCGAGCTCTGCGGTACCATGCCCTGGAGAAAAAGGGATCAAGGCCAGAAGCCTCTGCTGGAATTTGAACAGCTCGCAG AAATCATGCCATCCTCCATTACCGAAGATGCAGAAACCTTAAATACGATGTTGGAATTCATTCCCCATTTGCCACAGAAGACAAATGAAACACTGTCTGAGAAACAGCTATCACTGCCAGAGTTACAAAAACCTGCATTAAGGGATACACATCTTAACTTTGAAGAATTCCAGAAAAATATTCTTAggagacaaaatgaaaaagaaaacaataattcagAATTAAAAAACTCAGGCTTAGAGAAGCATTCCCGAGAAGAGAGACAGGTCCTTATATCACTGGCAGACAAGTGTTGTTCAATAGGTTGCAGTGTAAAAGAACTTTCTAAAATATGCtga